In Wenyingzhuangia fucanilytica, the following are encoded in one genomic region:
- a CDS encoding metal ABC transporter ATP-binding protein, whose amino-acid sequence MEQKIAIAIDDLTVAYNYKPVLWDIDLQIPEGVLMAIVGPNGAGKSTLLKSILDIIKPLAGSVTVYGKPYKKQRHLVAYVPQKGSVDWDFPTTALDVVMMGTYGSLGWIKRPGKAEKKAALEALEKVGMLTFQNRQISQLSGGQQQRIFLARALVQNAAIYFMDEPFQGVDATTEKAIIQILKELRKAGKTVIVVHHDLQTVPEYFDWVTFLNVKKIATGPVAQIFNDDNLTKTYGINYKTSIVE is encoded by the coding sequence ATGGAACAAAAAATAGCCATAGCTATTGATGATTTAACTGTAGCGTATAATTATAAACCCGTTTTGTGGGATATTGATTTACAAATTCCAGAAGGAGTGTTGATGGCTATTGTTGGGCCAAACGGAGCTGGAAAATCTACCTTGTTAAAATCTATTTTAGATATTATAAAACCCTTGGCAGGATCTGTTACAGTATACGGAAAACCATATAAAAAACAACGCCACTTAGTAGCTTATGTTCCTCAAAAAGGAAGTGTGGATTGGGATTTTCCTACCACAGCTTTAGATGTGGTAATGATGGGGACATACGGTTCTTTAGGTTGGATAAAAAGACCAGGGAAAGCCGAAAAAAAAGCCGCTTTAGAAGCTTTAGAAAAAGTGGGGATGTTAACTTTTCAGAATAGACAAATTTCTCAATTGTCTGGTGGGCAGCAACAAAGAATTTTTTTGGCTAGAGCTTTGGTGCAAAATGCAGCCATTTATTTTATGGATGAACCTTTTCAAGGAGTAGATGCTACTACAGAAAAAGCCATTATTCAGATTTTAAAAGAGTTGAGAAAGGCAGGGAAAACGGTCATTGTTGTGCATCATGATTTACAAACTGTTCCAGAATATTTTGATTGGGTTACTTTTTTAAATGTGAAGAAAATTGCTACAGGACCAGTAGCACAGATTTTTAACGATGACAATTTAACCAAGACTTACGGAATTAATTACAAAACAAGTATTGTAGAGTAG
- a CDS encoding metal ABC transporter solute-binding protein, Zn/Mn family: MKKIIAFALLLTGLVACKPSKKIENTKFTVVTTTTMITDLVKVLGGNDIEVKGIMGAGVDPHLYKASEGDVSKLSSADLIVYNGLHLEGKLVDVFEKMNQIGKQTIALGDFLSHDEIINSEMFANSHDPHIWFSIDNWKTITEKLIVALSKANPENKAVYQKNGLDYLAALSLLKTELKTKVAELPKEKRILVTAHDAFSYFGKEFGFQVVGLQGLSTATEAGVRDVQRISDFIIVNKVKAIFVESSVPKRTVEALQASVESKGHEVKIGGQLFSDALGNPTEETGKYIGMYRYNVNTIVEALK, encoded by the coding sequence ATGAAAAAAATAATAGCGTTTGCTTTGTTGTTAACAGGTTTGGTGGCTTGTAAACCATCAAAAAAAATAGAAAACACAAAGTTTACTGTAGTTACAACCACTACCATGATTACCGATTTGGTAAAAGTATTGGGAGGAAATGATATTGAGGTAAAAGGAATTATGGGAGCAGGGGTCGATCCTCATTTGTACAAAGCTTCAGAAGGTGATGTTTCTAAATTATCTAGTGCCGATTTAATTGTTTATAACGGATTACACTTAGAAGGAAAATTGGTAGATGTGTTTGAGAAAATGAATCAGATTGGTAAACAAACCATTGCTTTGGGTGATTTTTTATCGCATGATGAAATTATCAATTCAGAAATGTTTGCAAATTCTCACGATCCACATATTTGGTTTTCTATTGATAATTGGAAAACAATTACTGAAAAATTGATTGTTGCTTTATCAAAAGCGAATCCTGAGAATAAAGCTGTTTATCAAAAAAATGGCTTAGATTATTTAGCAGCGCTAAGTTTATTGAAGACTGAGTTAAAAACAAAGGTGGCCGAGTTGCCTAAGGAAAAAAGAATTTTAGTAACTGCTCATGATGCTTTTTCTTATTTTGGAAAAGAGTTCGGTTTTCAGGTAGTGGGATTGCAAGGATTATCAACAGCTACGGAAGCTGGTGTGAGAGATGTGCAACGTATTTCTGATTTTATTATAGTAAATAAAGTAAAAGCCATTTTTGTAGAAAGTTCTGTGCCTAAAAGAACAGTAGAGGCTTTGCAAGCTTCTGTAGAATCAAAAGGACATGAAGTTAAAATTGGAGGTCAATTATTTTCGGATGCTTTAGGGAATCCAACAGAGGAAACAGGAAAATATATAGGGATGTATCGTTACAACGTGAATACGATTGTAGAAGCGTTAAAGTAA
- a CDS encoding metal-dependent transcriptional regulator, with the protein MELDLSQTEENYLKAIYSLFVVSNKAVSTNKIAEKLETKASSVTDMIKKLAEKDLVNYVKYQGVSLTIKGKEIAVHVIRKHRLWEVFLVRHLGFQWDEVHEVAEQLEHVKSVKLTNGLDAFLDFPRYDPHGDPIPDKDGNFIKRNITVLSSLQVGEESKIVGVKDSSSAFLKYLDNADIKLGVEIKVLHKESFDNSMMLLIDEQKISISQQISSNLYVKQND; encoded by the coding sequence ATGGAATTAGATTTATCACAAACAGAAGAGAATTACCTAAAAGCTATATATAGTTTGTTTGTTGTGAGTAACAAAGCGGTAAGTACCAATAAAATTGCAGAGAAGTTAGAAACTAAGGCTTCATCTGTAACAGATATGATTAAGAAATTGGCCGAAAAAGATTTGGTGAATTATGTAAAGTATCAAGGAGTTTCTTTAACAATAAAGGGAAAAGAAATAGCGGTGCATGTTATTAGAAAACACAGGCTATGGGAGGTGTTTTTGGTTCGTCATTTAGGTTTTCAATGGGATGAAGTTCACGAAGTGGCAGAGCAGTTAGAGCATGTAAAGTCTGTAAAATTAACCAATGGATTAGATGCTTTTTTAGATTTTCCTAGATATGATCCTCACGGAGATCCTATTCCAGATAAGGATGGGAATTTTATCAAAAGGAATATTACGGTTCTGTCTTCTTTACAAGTAGGAGAAGAAAGTAAAATTGTTGGAGTAAAAGATAGTTCTAGTGCTTTTTTAAAGTATTTAGATAATGCAGATATTAAACTTGGAGTAGAGATAAAAGTATTACACAAAGAGAGTTTTGATAATTCTATGATGTTGCTTATTGATGAGCAAAAAATATCCATATCACAACAAATTTCTAGCAATTTGTATGTAAAACAAAATGATTAA
- a CDS encoding TonB-dependent receptor yields MKSIIISFLIFTTAIVHAQQSYLNGKVVSNGNPILANLTIKENNKTISTNLNGEYSLKTKPGIYTIIVSAVGYKNQETKLMFSNNDIRTLNFELKEDILGLDKVVVTATRGYLNRKKAPVIVTVTDAKVLEATQAVSLSEGLNFQPGLRMETNCQNCGTSEVKMNGLGGSYSQILIDSRPIFSALNSVYGLDQIPANIIKQIEVVRGGGSALYGSNAIAGTINIITKDPSENSFAIGSNLALIDGNTQDKTITFNGTVINEDYDTGIALFGMKRNRGAYDADNDGFTEITEMENTSFGLKAFTRPTNRKKITAEFNANNEYRRGGNNLHLLPFLADVTEQIESTVVSGGLTYEYLSPNKKDNYSVYASTSVSKNKNFYGGLAGNTPTEENIKESIEGFGKSKDITFVTGTQYAHKFDKFLNNTGTFTGGIEYKYNDIDDRKENPAFIPILQTTHILGIYAQQEWVINNKLRVLGGLRGDIHNLAEEFVVFNPRANILYSINKNLRWRTSYAKGFRAPQIYGEDVHAGLAAGEISRIRNADGLKSETSHSFLTSLDWTKELTNGDFSLVTELFYTKLNNAFALEQGTQTAPDSGIFEWIRSNSTGAKVYGANIELKYAPNIKWLFQAGGTLQRSLYNDKVEWSEDELDQATKRFNKTPNVYANFVATYAPTKTFQNNLSGVFTGPMYVQHLAGFIPKDKLEKSPSFFELNWKSSYRFFIDDHKHTYFEVSGGIQNIFNAYQKDFDQGVDRDVTYIYGPQRPRTFFVGLKFGI; encoded by the coding sequence ATGAAATCAATAATTATATCTTTTTTAATATTTACCACTGCTATTGTTCACGCACAACAGTCTTATTTAAATGGTAAAGTAGTTTCTAATGGAAATCCTATTCTTGCCAACCTTACCATTAAAGAAAACAATAAAACTATTAGTACTAATTTAAACGGAGAATATTCTTTAAAAACCAAGCCTGGAATATATACAATTATCGTATCCGCCGTTGGGTATAAAAATCAAGAAACCAAACTGATGTTTTCTAACAACGATATTCGAACCCTTAATTTTGAATTAAAAGAAGACATTTTAGGATTAGACAAAGTTGTAGTTACTGCAACAAGAGGATATTTAAACCGAAAAAAAGCACCTGTTATTGTAACTGTAACAGATGCAAAAGTTTTAGAAGCTACCCAAGCGGTAAGTTTATCAGAAGGATTAAACTTTCAGCCTGGTTTAAGAATGGAAACCAATTGCCAAAACTGCGGAACTTCCGAAGTAAAAATGAATGGACTTGGAGGCTCTTACTCACAAATTTTGATTGACAGTCGTCCTATTTTTAGTGCATTAAACAGTGTTTATGGACTAGATCAAATCCCTGCTAATATCATCAAACAAATAGAAGTAGTTCGTGGTGGTGGCTCTGCCCTTTATGGTTCTAATGCTATTGCAGGAACTATTAATATTATTACCAAAGATCCATCAGAAAACAGTTTTGCTATTGGAAGCAATTTAGCTTTGATAGACGGTAACACTCAAGACAAAACCATTACTTTTAACGGTACTGTTATTAACGAAGATTACGATACAGGAATTGCGCTTTTTGGTATGAAACGTAACCGAGGTGCTTACGATGCAGATAACGATGGTTTTACAGAAATCACCGAAATGGAAAACACTTCGTTTGGCCTAAAAGCTTTTACAAGACCTACCAACAGAAAAAAAATTACGGCTGAATTTAACGCTAACAACGAATACAGAAGAGGTGGAAACAACCTACATTTACTTCCATTTTTAGCCGATGTTACAGAACAAATAGAATCTACTGTTGTATCTGGAGGGTTGACTTATGAATATTTAAGTCCTAATAAAAAGGACAACTACTCTGTTTACGCTTCTACTTCTGTATCTAAAAACAAAAACTTTTACGGAGGATTGGCAGGTAATACTCCAACTGAAGAAAATATTAAAGAGAGTATAGAAGGTTTTGGAAAATCAAAAGACATCACCTTTGTTACAGGAACTCAATACGCTCATAAATTCGACAAGTTTTTAAACAACACAGGTACTTTTACAGGAGGAATAGAATACAAGTACAATGACATTGATGACCGAAAAGAAAACCCTGCTTTTATTCCTATTTTACAAACAACACATATTTTAGGTATTTATGCGCAACAAGAATGGGTAATAAACAATAAACTTAGAGTTTTAGGAGGACTTAGAGGTGATATACACAATTTAGCCGAAGAGTTTGTGGTATTTAATCCAAGAGCTAATATTTTATACAGTATTAACAAGAATTTAAGATGGAGAACTAGTTATGCCAAAGGTTTTAGAGCTCCACAAATTTATGGAGAAGATGTACACGCCGGTTTAGCAGCAGGAGAAATTAGTAGAATTAGAAATGCCGATGGATTAAAATCGGAAACTTCTCATAGCTTTTTAACTTCTTTAGACTGGACAAAAGAATTAACAAATGGTGATTTTTCTTTGGTTACAGAATTGTTTTACACCAAACTAAACAATGCCTTTGCCTTAGAACAAGGAACCCAAACGGCTCCAGATTCAGGAATTTTTGAATGGATAAGAAGTAATTCTACCGGAGCAAAAGTGTATGGTGCTAATATCGAATTAAAATATGCTCCAAACATAAAATGGTTATTTCAAGCAGGAGGAACTCTTCAACGTTCTTTGTATAACGACAAAGTAGAATGGTCTGAAGATGAACTTGACCAAGCCACAAAAAGATTTAATAAAACCCCAAATGTATACGCAAACTTTGTAGCCACATACGCTCCTACCAAAACATTTCAAAACAACTTATCTGGGGTGTTTACTGGTCCAATGTATGTGCAACATTTGGCAGGATTTATCCCTAAAGATAAACTAGAAAAGTCTCCTTCTTTTTTTGAATTAAACTGGAAATCTTCTTATCGTTTTTTTATTGATGACCACAAACACACTTACTTTGAAGTATCTGGTGGAATTCAAAATATATTTAATGCTTATCAAAAAGATTTTGACCAAGGAGTAGATAGAGATGTAACTTATATTTATGGACCTCAAAGACCTAGAACATTTTTTGTAGGATTAAAATTTGGAATATAA
- a CDS encoding transporter: MKKIVYIFLMIAFASANAQIITDRPTQTESSLTVNSGDLQIESGYLISFENDLKNTLAPVALFRYGITKGVEVRILSQFQTAKENNITSKGISDLQIGTKIQLLNNEDVNTKIAFSSQLSLPTGSKGFSSEKTGSINRLSFSHSITNNTGIGYGIGYDYFGFGNGNAIYSISLGTAVNNKVSIYIEPYGTFVNLNNHISNINTGFTYLQNDYLQFDFSFGTGINQKSNYISAGISWLIKHKSSI, translated from the coding sequence ATGAAAAAAATAGTGTATATATTTCTAATGATTGCATTTGCAAGTGCGAACGCTCAAATCATTACAGACAGACCTACTCAAACAGAAAGTTCATTAACTGTAAATTCTGGAGATTTACAAATTGAAAGCGGCTACTTAATTTCTTTTGAAAATGACCTCAAAAACACTTTAGCGCCTGTAGCACTATTTAGATATGGTATTACCAAAGGAGTTGAAGTTAGAATCTTAAGTCAATTTCAAACCGCTAAAGAAAATAATATAACCAGCAAAGGAATTAGTGATTTACAAATTGGTACTAAAATTCAACTTTTAAACAATGAAGATGTAAATACCAAAATTGCATTTTCATCACAACTATCACTGCCTACAGGAAGTAAAGGATTTAGCTCAGAAAAAACAGGTTCTATCAACAGACTTTCCTTTTCTCACTCCATTACTAACAATACGGGTATTGGTTACGGAATTGGTTATGATTATTTTGGATTTGGAAACGGAAATGCCATCTATTCAATTTCTTTAGGAACAGCCGTAAACAATAAAGTAAGCATATATATTGAGCCTTACGGAACTTTTGTAAACCTCAACAACCATATCTCTAACATCAATACTGGTTTTACCTACTTACAAAACGATTATTTACAATTTGATTTTTCTTTTGGAACAGGAATCAATCAAAAAAGCAACTATATTTCTGCAGGGATTAGTTGGCTAATTAAACACAAATCATCCATCTAA
- the recA gene encoding recombinase RecA produces the protein MAKETNEKDAKLKALQLTLDKLDKTYGKGAVMKMGDMAVQDVEVISSGSLGLDLALGVGGYPKGRIIEIYGPESSGKTTLTIHAIAEAQKAGGIAAFIDAEHAFDRFYAENLGVDVDNLIISQPDHGEQALEIAENLIRSGAIDIVVIDSVAALTPKSEIEGEMGDSKMGLHARLMSQALRKLTGTISKTKCTVIFINQLRDKIGVMFGNPETTTGGNALKFYASVRVDIRRRTQLKDGDTVIGNSTKVKIVKNKVAPPFQQAEFDIMYGEGISKVGEILDIGVNYGIIKKSGSWFSYGETKLGQGRDAVKGLIKDNPELAEELEAKIIDAIKNPEGEE, from the coding sequence ATGGCAAAAGAGACGAACGAAAAAGATGCAAAATTAAAAGCATTACAGCTTACCTTAGATAAATTAGACAAAACTTATGGTAAAGGGGCCGTAATGAAAATGGGAGATATGGCTGTACAAGATGTAGAAGTTATTTCTTCTGGATCTTTAGGTTTGGATTTGGCTTTAGGGGTAGGTGGATATCCTAAAGGACGTATTATTGAAATTTATGGACCTGAATCTTCGGGTAAAACTACTTTAACTATTCACGCCATTGCAGAAGCACAAAAAGCTGGTGGTATTGCTGCTTTTATTGATGCAGAACATGCTTTTGATCGTTTTTATGCTGAAAACTTAGGGGTTGATGTTGATAACTTAATTATTTCTCAACCAGATCACGGAGAGCAAGCATTAGAAATTGCAGAAAACTTAATCCGTTCTGGAGCTATTGATATTGTTGTAATTGACTCCGTTGCTGCCTTAACTCCAAAAAGTGAAATTGAAGGAGAAATGGGAGATTCTAAAATGGGATTACATGCTCGTTTGATGTCTCAGGCATTACGTAAATTAACAGGAACTATTAGCAAAACAAAGTGTACTGTAATATTTATTAACCAGTTACGTGATAAAATTGGAGTAATGTTCGGAAATCCTGAAACTACTACTGGAGGTAACGCTTTAAAATTCTACGCTTCTGTACGTGTTGATATTCGTAGAAGAACGCAATTAAAAGACGGAGATACTGTAATAGGAAACTCTACCAAAGTTAAAATTGTAAAGAACAAAGTAGCTCCACCATTTCAACAAGCAGAGTTTGACATCATGTATGGTGAAGGAATTTCTAAAGTTGGAGAAATTTTAGACATTGGAGTAAACTACGGAATTATTAAAAAGAGTGGTTCTTGGTTTAGCTATGGTGAAACTAAATTAGGACAAGGTAGAGATGCTGTAAAAGGATTGATAAAAGATAATCCTGAATTAGCCGAAGAACTAGAAGCTAAAATTATTGATGCTATTAAAAACCCAGAAGGAGAAGAATAG
- the gldC gene encoding gliding motility protein GldC, with translation MAVAHKSKIEFEIGLDENKIPETIHWSATDGGVTKDASKATLISVWDSKEKETLYLPLWTKKMPVDEMKVFFHQTLLQMADTFERATNDEKMSATMRDFCEYFAEKLELEDKSKKN, from the coding sequence ATGGCAGTAGCACATAAATCAAAAATAGAGTTTGAAATAGGGCTTGATGAAAATAAAATTCCAGAAACTATTCACTGGTCTGCAACAGATGGTGGCGTTACCAAAGATGCATCAAAAGCAACTTTAATTTCTGTTTGGGATAGTAAAGAAAAAGAAACTTTATACTTGCCTTTGTGGACAAAAAAGATGCCTGTTGATGAAATGAAAGTGTTTTTTCATCAAACATTATTGCAAATGGCAGATACTTTTGAAAGAGCGACTAATGATGAAAAAATGTCTGCAACGATGAGAGATTTTTGTGAATATTTTGCAGAAAAATTAGAGTTGGAAGACAAGAGTAAAAAGAACTAG
- a CDS encoding MepB family protein: MEVLLNEITLKSNDGVDLKPIDFVLEKESKEYKACRFLLNGKRIISRTSKITPKKKGQFVTFYKRNNSGVIEPFFENDSFDFFLVNAKLSNQLGVFVFPKSVLIHKGIISTKTKEGKRAFRVYSPWDVVDTKQALATQKWQFAYFYDLKNILDQNRFAKLF, from the coding sequence ATGGAGGTTTTACTAAATGAAATTACCTTAAAAAGTAATGATGGAGTTGATTTAAAACCTATTGATTTTGTATTAGAAAAAGAAAGTAAAGAGTATAAAGCCTGTAGATTTTTGTTAAATGGAAAGCGAATCATTAGTAGAACTTCTAAAATAACGCCAAAGAAAAAAGGACAATTTGTAACTTTTTATAAAAGAAATAATAGTGGGGTAATTGAACCTTTTTTTGAGAACGATTCTTTTGATTTTTTTCTTGTAAATGCAAAGTTATCTAATCAATTGGGCGTTTTTGTTTTTCCAAAATCAGTGCTCATTCACAAGGGAATTATTAGTACTAAAACTAAAGAGGGTAAAAGGGCTTTTAGGGTATATTCTCCTTGGGATGTTGTTGACACTAAACAAGCATTGGCTACTCAAAAATGGCAATTCGCGTATTTTTATGATCTTAAAAATATCCTTGATCAAAACAGGTTTGCTAAATTGTTTTAA
- the gldB gene encoding gliding motility lipoprotein GldB has product MKKWCCISLIFLTLVACTSTSKTEQEILKVKTNTQFALFHDALFKASPNDLPKLKTNFPYMFPEQMPNDLVLERMKDTAQQFLYKEVKKVYGDFKIQEKEIDVLFKHIKYYFKDFTVPTVVTDITGVSYQDKVLYSDSLLLVSLDMFLGKDHLVYGGYAKYLSETFTPKHMTSAIAQKIIEIKYPVDQDRTFLGQMIFEGKKMYLLDLFLPKVNDEIKLGYTPKKMAWAEVNEATIWAFFIKNELLYSNDGKLKQRFLEVAPFSKFYTSIDRDSPGAIGKFMGLKIVRVYMDKHHISPQELIDLDAQTILNQSGYKPKK; this is encoded by the coding sequence ATGAAAAAGTGGTGTTGCATATCTTTAATATTCTTAACTCTAGTTGCTTGTACATCAACTAGTAAAACAGAGCAAGAAATTTTAAAAGTAAAAACCAACACTCAGTTTGCTTTATTTCACGATGCTTTGTTTAAAGCAAGTCCAAATGATTTACCAAAGTTAAAAACAAATTTCCCCTATATGTTTCCTGAGCAAATGCCTAATGATTTGGTGTTGGAGAGGATGAAAGATACTGCTCAACAATTTTTGTATAAGGAAGTGAAAAAAGTTTACGGAGATTTTAAAATACAAGAAAAAGAGATTGATGTTTTGTTTAAACATATTAAATATTACTTTAAAGATTTTACTGTGCCAACAGTAGTTACAGATATTACGGGAGTTTCTTATCAAGATAAAGTCTTGTATTCTGATTCTTTATTGCTAGTTTCTTTAGATATGTTTTTAGGGAAAGATCATCTTGTGTATGGAGGTTATGCAAAATATTTGTCAGAAACTTTTACACCAAAGCATATGACTTCGGCCATTGCTCAAAAGATTATAGAGATCAAATATCCTGTAGACCAAGATCGAACTTTTTTAGGGCAAATGATTTTTGAAGGTAAAAAAATGTATTTGTTAGATTTGTTTTTGCCTAAAGTAAACGATGAAATAAAGTTAGGATATACACCAAAAAAAATGGCTTGGGCAGAAGTAAATGAGGCTACAATTTGGGCTTTTTTTATTAAAAATGAGTTGTTGTATAGTAATGATGGAAAATTGAAACAGCGATTTTTAGAGGTGGCTCCTTTTTCTAAATTTTACACCTCTATTGATAGAGATTCTCCAGGTGCTATAGGAAAGTTTATGGGTTTAAAAATTGTTAGGGTTTATATGGACAAACATCATATATCTCCACAGGAATTAATTGATTTAGATGCTCAAACTATTTTAAATCAATCGGGATATAAACCCAAAAAATAA